TAGAATTAAGCTACGCACTATCTTTTCCTCGACATCCAAGAAACGCCTGTACATTTCAAATAGGTTAAGTTATAAGTAAATTAGGGAGTTCTTAGATTAAGTAATATAACATCTGTTCTTTTTCACTaacaattgttaaaattaaaggTTTGAAACAAACGTGATAAAATTTCACAAAAGTGAATCCAAGAATTCCTCCCAAAAACAGCTTTCAacctgttttaatttaaaaatatttggcgCACGAAATGAATATATGAAATCGTTAGGGTCAACGAACTATTTTAAATCAGTATAGTTCCCGGTACTGTTCCCTTACGATTTTGGGTGGCGGGAAAAGTACTGCTTATACTTCTAGTAGGTACATAAGGACCTAATAACAACTACTGCGCTAACAACTCTTGTAATAGTAATACTATGTTCGTTACAAATTGACTTTCCCACCctttacaaaatacaaaccCGAATAAATAAACGAGCACAGCTCATGTAAATAAAGCAATAtacgataaatattttctaaaatatttaattttcaaaataattatttacattgcaCTGCACctgcataaatatttatacaatataaaatgttatttatcaacatacatatcaatatttCGAAATCGTTATaagaaataagtattttatattaagtaattttcttattttaactGCAATATTCTTTTGAATCACTATTTATACTAGTAATAAACGTTTAGAATGTTTCGTCGTATATGAAATAATTGactttataaatgtttagccgccattttttctttctattatCTTGTTTGTACGCTTATGTTAATAATAGTTCTGTTAAGAATACATGTTGTGTGTTAGATTTTGATGTTGACAACTAGTTCAATGTATAGTAATTTATAGATTAGATTTAATATCGATATGGGATTTATCGTCTTTTCATAACTCAAAATTTACTGTAACATTACGTATGGTTTCTGTGTTTAAAATAGAACGTATGTGatggaaatatttgatttttctttaaatttgtctactataatttttcatctttaggaaatttgtatttaatttaatcccTAATCGACATTAATgagtaaataaatcaattgtgAATACACAGCACTGTAGTGATATGCGTAACTGAGCttctaagaaataatattgttttctatgtacactattatattatttaatatttatccactGTGCCCGAAGGCGGTTCTGTCGTTTTGTTGTAGCTAATAAAGTGATTCGTATATAATCGTGTTTTATTGATTAGTAAAAATGGAACAACGTCTCAGTATACATAATTCCtatttgaaattatacttctttaggcgcgttatgaaaaattgatgagagtgacattttacgatgcgcgcgcaccgtgacacaaaattaacagaatgaagttgcccacggaagatgctacggcattggacataatttaaaaacaacattcgaataattatagaatttatgttacacttaatgtaagagaataataataaatatttatttatttaatttttcaaatgttaactaaactttattgactataatgactccttttccagtctttgattatttaattgtaattaattatttgcatgcaatcaaaaactatttttaataatgccaaagaagtatagcttcttacgcgcgtaaataagtacacgcacccttttttttaaatcagaaaatgaaatataggaggtcgtatctctcagggaagacaCCCACCGGGAGtagattccacagttcgctagttcgcaaaataaaatgccttgtgaaacggactgtaGAAGATTTCCAGCCAGCAAGCTgatgttgatgaaattttgaattgatACGGCTCGTACCGGTTGGGATCTCACCAAACAATTCTTCAGAACACTCACCATAGTACACTTTGTAGAAAACGCAaagagacgcaatgtctctgcGTAGAGAGAGAAAATCAAACCGATCAGTAATAGATTTGAGATTGACAATTCAACAAGCCCTTCGCTGAATTTGGTCAAAATGAAGAAGCTGGTATTTGTGAACACCAGCCCAGAGATGTCAGCAGTATTCCACATGAGGTCGTACTTGAGTCTTGTAGATCatacgtaatatatttatttttaaaacgttgattaaataaaaagctataGCGCCAGCTTGTGTCGAGTAGAAAAAAGGTTTGTCAGAGGTGTAACACCTCTGGttgtaaaaaacaatattaatattattctatgTAAAACAatcatatttgatattttaaagcgTGTTCTAGAAGTGTGTATTTAGATTATAAAGTTAGAAATAAGTTGAAGAAATgctcataaaataatttaataaattaactggCTTCAGTGTCAGTTacatcattaaattttttttaacttaaataattaacttaaaatacgtaatacttgaCGGAAAACAGGTCATCGGTAATGATAGAACCTTCCTTCTAAATTCATccaattataaatttagataATTAAAGGTTTAGAAGCCCTGACGCTACTCAAGTGTAGGTCAATGTACGCCTGCTGCAATAGAGTACCGAGGACGTGAAAGAACACTACGATTCGAGAATTTTCGCGAATCTTCAGATATACTTAAACTCAGCTGTTGTATAATTTACTTatacttaaaatgatttttttgtttttgcgTTTTAATTTAGGTGATATTGGTTGATTTGCTgtaatcaaaaaaaatataacttacctGCCATATAAATGCGtggatataataatatataaaatataaatatatatctttctaaaaactaattaacagATTTAAAAGAATTTGTCTGTTTCACTGTTCCCTAACAATCACgagatttttttagtattcaggAAGATTGTAGACGAACgtacatacaataaataaaacaataaaatttagagCTCGAacgtaaatacaataaaatttagaaCTCGTGGTTTGGTTTGCATTACCTAAAGAAATTGGTGAGCAACATCCTTTTTGTAGTCGGTTAAAAATCGATGCCTGTAAGTCAATGATTCAGGTACAATGGCTAAGTATattgaaagtatttttaaaattttataataatggaTAGCAACATtcagaattaaaaaagtacGAAGCCACACCAACAGtcccaaaataaaaataaatatctatacctaactaaaaacaattttatttatgattaaagaaataaatcaatataaagCTTAAAAAGAATTTAGAATTCTATTAGACCAACAAACCTTTTAttctcataaaattttttattgtctactcatattccaaaaatatatatatttaatatcgtTTAGActtttctaaattatattatttttgacattGCTATCATACATATTATCATAGACAAATGTTACCTATTTATCTATGTATCTAGAATTGTACaatgtttacaaataaaatgctGAACGCGTCAGCTGTTGGATAAAATTCAAGAATTTTCGCGTACTTGCATGACTCATGCGATGTCCGATAGCAATTTAATACTAGATAGAAAGAGACAGTAAATAAAAGTTTCTCGAATATTCTACTCGACGCTAGATGGCGGcgagaattatatataagcGGCAGTTGAGCGAAGCAACTTAAGTCAAATTGAAAAAGCGATCGAAGTGAACGGTCCTGCGAACAAACGCGGTTTTCAGTGCGCTTTCCGAAGTTTTATTCAagtgattaattttattcaaattacaaGATGTCGCTTCTTCCACATGTATTCGGTTACGACTGGCCCCGCCGTCCAAGCAGATTGTTGGACCAGGATTTCGGCCTTGCTCTAACACCAGACGATATGTTAACGGTTGTGGCTGCTCCGCTGGTATCTCGAGACTACTACCGCCCTTGGAGACAGCTTGCCGCTGCAGCACGAGACGTTGGCTCTAGCATCAAGGCCGATAAAGAAAAGTTCCAAGTCAGCCTAGACGTCCAGCATTTCTCCCCTGACGAAATAACCGTCAAGACGGCCGATGGTTTCATCGTGGTGGAAGGTAAACATGAGGAAAAGAAGGATGAACATGGATACATTTCCAGGCAATTCCTTCGCCGATATGCCTTACCTGATGGATGCCGACCTGAGTCTGTGGAATCTCGTCTCTCATCTGATGGCGTATTAACCGTCACCGCACCCAGGGTTCAGGATATTACAAAGAATGAGAGACATGTCCCAATACAACAAACCGGTCCAGTGAAAAAGGAAATCAAGGATAATTCAAAGGAGGAAGCAAAGGAAGTGAATGGGAAAAAAGAATAGAGAATGTCACTTTATTTCAGTAATGTAATTCTCccataaatttgtaatttggTTTACAACAGTGATTTTTgagactgatttatttaaaataaatattttgttttctaaagttttgtttttagttttagttccTCTAAGTTATCATTTATAAACACACATCTTATTGCTTCTTATTATCTTCtcttataattttcataaataagaCAGTAAAGTTATAGGGCAAAtaaaacaacacttataaattaataatttcaatttaggcaatttgttttaatgcaATACAATTTCAATACCCACTATACATttgaaatataacatttaagaTTAATAATGCAATCACAATAAATGGGTAACattttcagaaatacttctaagtaattattactatgaatATTACAAGCATCTAATAATTGACAGGTTTAGAAGCAACACAATAAGCAGCTGTAGGAAGTTAAGAAAATAGATTCGAATTCTCTGCACTAAACTTGAAATCAATCCATGATTTTCACACTATGTTCAAAATTGAAGAAACAATAAAGTTGTATagaaaccatttttttttattttcaaatcttCCCACACACATTTCAAAAGCAGTCACAGAATAGCAAGATTATTACAAAACATAGCTTTTTTCCATGTAAAATTTCTTCTTAATTACTACTTttgcttatttatatttcacatGACAGAGGAAATAGGCATACTATATTACTAGGAGAGGTATACTAAATTACGATTCATGATTTTatcactttaaattattttaagtgaatatgtatttcattaaCTATTTTTGACAAAACTCACACTTCAATCACATTTCGGTGTTGCTTGAGATAAGAAAAAAGATGAGATAAAACGAATTTGtctcattaatttattttcgcaATGCCGCCGGATTAAGGACATTTAGACTTGTAATAAAAGGATGTCAAAAGAAAAAAGGACCGCAACGACACTTTAGAACAAAAAGTGATAAAAGCCCAATAtaacatgtatttatattgtatatattcgTGTCACAGCGGAGTCAGACGTTTAAAACGTAGTCTAAAGATAGTTTGATACCGcgtttgttaccatggttaccaaTAATTTCTAATCTGAATTCACTATTATTAGCCAAAGACGCCACAACCAATGGCTTtagatttgataaaaaataactaatctTTGGGTAGGATTTATAACCACACTTAAGAAAATAACATAATCCCCATTGTATATGTTAAAACTATCAAGGCacttaattatgttaattatcaCACTGTgctttataataaagataaaacgCACATATATTAGATTGAATACCTACGGTTAAACTATACAAACATCCTTACCGATGAAAATATTCAACTAGTAACATCTCAATAGAAcctctatataatatttaaaaaatcttactcATAAAATCGTATAGGTGACCTCAATTAACACATTTGTTATGGCAACATTCTGTatcataaatacaataaatgtaTCAGATAGTCATCTATATCTCGGTTTAACATAAGAACATAATCTTGTCTCTATATAATTGGTTTTTACTAGTGTTTCCCAACCTATTTCGTGCCATGCCCCAACTTTGCCTTCCTTAAATTCTTGTGACAAAtggaaaatacataatttttaatatctaaactTGAATTgctaagaaaattaatttaagaaacttaaattataggTTTAAGAAAGAAACTACttggaaattgttaacgaaacacagtagtagattttaaaacatatgtataatgaaataaaaaataattatttttttaaataattatttttgaaaagccccccttaacaatcaaatgCCATGCCCCCCTGTTGGGCGTGGGCCtcacgttgggaaacactggttTCAACAattgtttagattttaatattcaaagcCATCGGAACTCTAAATTCGGTTGCTTAGTGAATTTTAAATACGGTTTCAGTTGAGAGGAGTTTATCGGTAAGGgggttattattaaattaaaaaaagatcaaTAAGACCGGAAAGACGACAGTTTTGTACTACTTTGAACACTTCCTCAATTcctattgaaattgaaaaaaacctataaaatatgcaccgttttaaaatacacaaattaatcaaaataataaaaatgctttTATAACTACGGTTCAATATAGtcaaataatatcaaaaaaaataataaaataaatagtaaactaataaaaatacaataacggaatgtattattaatttccacCGCGACCAAAGTCGGCGGTTTAATGCTGAGCGTGTCCTCAAACACGACATGAATATTTTTCATCTACCCTCCCCTGAATTTATTCCTTCTACGTCATAATTAATAGATGTATGACCTTCTAAATAATCCATTTCAGACAAATGCCTCTTGATCATTAGATGTGGCGTTTTTCTCACTTGTCTTTCTTTTATACACTTCGGTATTATTCGCCTCCTCTCCATTAAGTATTGAACTATAATTCGCTCAAAGAACAACGCTAATACAAGGTTAATCGCAGCGAGGGCCAAGACAACATACGCCATTAACAAATCTTTAGGCATTTGAAGTTCTAAAAAGTTAGACAACCACTGCGCAGGCGCAACCGTTATATAAATGCCTATACCCGTCATTAAAAGAATGCTAATCATTAACAGTTTATTAGTTACCACCGATCGCCTATAAGGCGCGCCGTGACTGAATACAATCGCTAGAATTATATACTGAAACATTGATATCGTGAAAACCGCATAATTCTCCCAACACTTGTTCGCTTCTTCCCCTTCGTACGTATGCCTCACGTACCAGGGGAAGTACGTTAACGTCAAATAACTCAAATATTGTGCTACCATAATCAATAACATTTGGCCAATCAAGCTCACTAACGGAACTATTCCCAATAGAGACGTTAGAGGTGGCAACTTACTAAGTTTGCCCGTGTACGCTTCGGTCATGCCGAAGAAGAAAGCAAAGTTCACGATTAGAGCGACATCTATGTATAGAAACTGGAAATCTGTGAGATTCGCGTCGAAATAGTAGAGAAAGGCAACCGACAGGAACTCGGTAAGGGAGTATGCGATCATGAATTTGAAAACGCCGAAGCTTGTGGTTAGGGCTGCTCGTCCTTCGCGTAAAACCCTGGAAACGCAGACAATGTCTGGATGTTGGGAAGTAAAGGGTGCAGCGACACTGGATTCTAGTTCAGAAAGGGAAATGCCAGTATGCGCAGCGCGGAGGGCGCCACAATCGTTTGCTCCATCTCCGCACATGcctgaaatttttaatactgtgAGAatcaattcatatttttaaataatcatacaGTACACAATTATTTACACTTGGCTTTTACACAAAACATGATGGTATGATATGGTAATATGATGGTGGACGTATACAAGacttaaaaagagtggcggaaagtttcttgccagttcttcttacccgctctacgcccttgacttgcgcactggtagtaaatgtaaataaggAGTTTGAccacatataaaattaccaCATACGAAAACAATCGAGGCGACTGAATAGCATAAAATCAGTCAAaaattttgttgaaaatatctattataaatatctattgaAGGaatgttttatgaaaatattttttagaaatattttaatgttctcACCAACGTAATATCCTAAGGCTTGATAGTCTGTGATTAACTGCTGTTTCTGTTCGGGAGACATGCGGGCAAATACTGCACCTCGTTCCACCACTGGACCAACGCTTTCCGGGTGAAGAGCGCGGAGGGTctgtaaagaaaaacaaatcatATACCTACGTACCACGCTACGCTCTAAAAAAGCAAAAAAGAcgcatttaacaaaaaaaaatctcttaaaggtcatcatttattcatgtaacagtgtcaataaaaaaaagggtgcgtgtacttatgtacgcgcgtaagaagttatacttctttggctttctttatttttttttaatattaaataattaataataaatatttaacgttaataatttaataatatttagtatattattcatttttaattaatattaattaatattaataattattattttattatattattcattttatttaataactaggtatgtttcataattttttaaataagtaacaataggtctttgcgaaaaagcattgctaaatttctttcaaaaaataatttcaactcctttatttgtttaaaattgtaacaaaggacattatggtcattcaaaattcttggcatagctgctaacttcacgcatattctcgctcgcgcacgctccgCGCTCGGCTGGTTTAAGAAGAATTCGTTAGTGGGcaactgttaattttgtgtaacggtgcgcgcgcatcgtaaaatttcactctcataaatttttcataacgcgcctaaagaagtataacttcaaaaatgttctAAATTTACTTTGATAGAAAAAGaatgaataaaacagtttACTGGTAGTTTAACCTTACCCTCCAAGCATCTCCGGTCATCACCAACTTGTAGCTGACACCTTGTGGCTCTTCAACATCTCTCCTCTTCCTTCTCCCACTCCTACTACTTTCACCCCATGATCCCACCCCGCTATCATCCATTTTGTACGAGCCTTCAAATGGGATCAAAGCTCCAATTGGGACCTGCAGGGTGACCATAACATTagtttttaacattaatttattccttatGGTTAGGTTAGACTAATATTTACCCCTTGCAAACTACTCTGGCAGTATAAAGCTGGTTGTCCACCCGACTGAAGTACAGTGAGATGGACGACTCGTTCCGCACTCTCAAGTATACCACATTCCTTTGCTACGCTTACTGCTGTGTGGATATTATCACCTGAAATATCATAGAATAATCTAAAAGTCCCAATTTTAAACgatttatacaaatactagCCATTTTGAAGACCTCAACTTCCGAATGGAATGGTTGCTTCAATGATTGGTTCCATCGTATggaaaaatgtgtcaaatttCGCGGAGAATACTTcgaaaagcaataaatacatttttaaatagtaatgttGTGTCACTTCCTTGATTCCCGAAATTTTCAGTGCCGCCCTCGTATATAGATAAAGCTATGTTGAAGTTCAATTTGTTTGAACGCGCTAATCTCAGAAACTATTGATTCGAATTAGTAAAGTATTTTTGGTGGTTTTTAATCTAAACGAGCAAGCTCTTTcatgtattaatatattgtctCTCTGTCTCAAAATTAGGTGGGTAAAACCGCAAGGAGATTCCACTACAAGCAGACAAATTTATTCATAGCAGTGACagctaaaaatttaaattgtgatggtaggaaataaatttcaattacatagttagtaatattaattaataattaatttttaattaatatttaaaatcttcgCCGTTTTCAGTTTATAAACTTcttaattactaataaattttgGATCTTCTGAAAATTACTTGTTTcatctattataatttatataatagatgAAACAAGTAATTATACCCtgtacattataattattacctgTGATCATGACAACATGAATATTGGCGTCTTTGAGTTCTCGTATTATACCCGTCGTTGCCGGTTTGAGACGATTCTCCATTATGACTAGACCTAGAAACTCTAACTCACATTCCACCTAAAAAGTAATAAGGTGTAATCTTAtggtaatacaaataaaaataataatactattgtcttttattgacataacatttttttaacatttttttacatttttttaacagctgtgatactttttgacattcaacaccttttgtcttcagtcaccgtgacgcTGTagagcacgcgaaacgtcggttaaattgaaaattatgtaaaataattgtaaatttataataaaacataacttcaaattcgttaaaaaagtgattttctaataataatactatcaaaattattatgtcCAATTAAAAGAACTCGTATAAAGACTAATAATAGTCAGGAACATCTCGAGGAAGATGacagtttaaaacaaaagacaaaagCCACGATCGTTTGTAATTGACCAATCCAGcgtttgtcttttgttttaaatttccacTCTGGGGGAGTACGACGATATACTTAGAAGGCAAcagatagattttttttttacaaaacagCAAACGATCAGGAGGCTCACAGTTCAGTGATCATCATGCATAAGGGCATGagaccgcccatggacactcttaatTCCAGTGGGCTTTGAGAGCAGAGTGcgtggccttttaagaattagtacgctcttttcttgagggAACCTAAAATCGGTTCgaatttttttagattataaattaatttaattaaaagctaaCCTCGTGCCTATCCATTTTCTGCAGTTGTTTGTGAGTGACTTCAAGTAAACGTGTCGACATTGCAATCACGCGATACCCTTTCTCCGCATAGGAACTCAAAACTTCATTAAGATTCCCTGGAACTGAATTTATTTAacgtaaatatacattttattataaatataattcttaagtttaatattagctaggtgaggggtaccgggttcgattcccggttcaagggcaagttttaatttaatttaaatttttttctcggactttgggagggttgtgcggtaccgggcgagtgcctaaaccgtacatggaggacatggtcgaatttctaaggcaaaaagcacgaattataaaaatcttatacttgacgctggctaatgcacaaaccgtgcgagagccataaaaaaaaagtttaatatttaaaaaaaatctcaccAGTCTCAGGTCTGCACAGGGTTCTTAACATTTCTGGCGCACCCTTGCAATACACCCTGAGTACGTCTTCCCCCAGGAGTCGAACCACTACTGAAGACCGTTGTAGGGACGATACAAACTGATATTGTTGTACTATACCCACTTCTAGAGGCATCTGAAAATTTAGACGAGaaaatttataagttttttcgaaaaatgagaAATGAACTTTAAAGGATTTTCATGAATGCATCTTCTTTAATTATCCCTCTTGTCTTCAAATCACGTAACTGTCTAATATGCAATTGCAAAAGTTGCTTCTTTTAAAAGAACAtgaggcaaatgggcaggaggctcaccttaCGCTAAGTGATACGGCCGCCCTTTGGACACTCATACTGcgaagtgcgttgccgacctatTAGAATTGGTACTCCATTTTTTTAAGGACTAGTGTGGAGTCAGTTTCCGCACGCTcatttggtccgttgtgcgtgaAGGAAGCTAATTTTCAAGTGCAAACGTTAATTTGAAAagcaaacttttttttaatgtctgAAAGTGTgtctaaaatgtattttagataaaaatatttcatatctcGGTTAATCACTTTCGTATTTAGAAAGACATTCCTAAGAGGCTTACTTAGAACATAGAAGGAACGGAAAGGCTATTTCAAGTCTTGTCAAGCACCATTAAACGACATAAAAACATCATAAACACTTACATGTAAATCGTCAACATTGATATTTGCAGAACCTTTCGGTTTGACAATAGTGGGTGTCAAAACTTCATAGTTAGACAGCTCTGGTACATCTGGCTCTTCTAGTAACCAACCGGTTGATTCGAACATCTAGAAATTTTAAGAATATACATGAGattaatttgatattatttatattaagatcAATTTAAAATGCACCTTAATACAAAGGAATAAGGATGTTATTACATTGCACAGTTTAATGAAACAGTATTGcttttatgtgtatataaGTGAGGTGCCTTAAATGGCTTTTATATGAAGGTATTTCGCCTTCATAGACCCGATATTATTGTCTCTAAcgcagatttttatttaaaaaaaacataaggaTTTGAAGAAGCTTAACAATTCGTGATTATATCggtttataaagatttttacaGCTTAACACGTATAAACACAGAGCAACAAACCTTCAGATCCAAGGGATCTCCAGCCAGCTCACCATGCAACAACGTCAAGCTATGACAGGACGCCATACCAATCTTTAATTCGTGTATATCGTTTAATTTTTTGGGCTCCCTTTGTGCCCTTCCCAAGAGTGGGGGGGACGTCGCTGAACTCACAGCTACCACCCCCCACATATCTAGGCCTTCTTCTGTTAGTGTTCCTGTCTGGGAATAAAAAAATGGACATGAAGGTTTTATGAGTCATAAAACCAGGGCCTatcgaaattattataaaaacaacatttttgaagttatacttctttaggcgcgttatgaaaaatttatgagagtgaaatgttacgatgcgcgcgcaccgtgacacaaaattaacagaatgaagttgcccacggaagatgctacggcatcggacataatttaaaaacaatattcgaataataatagaatgtatgttacacttaatgtaacagagtaataataaatatttatttatataatttttcaaatgtaaactgaactttattgacaataatgactcctttttcagtctttgattatttaattgtaattaattctttgcatgcaatcaaaaactatttttaataatgccaaagaagtataacttctacataagtacacgcacccttttttttcatttattcataccttatcaaaacaaatacaatccAACGATCCACTGACGTTAACAGCCCTTGTATTAAGGCACGATATACGCGCGCGTTTCAATCTTGACACAGCGTATAATCTGCCTACAGTCATTGCAGCAGGTAACGCCGGGGGTACAACTATTGTTATAATATCAAGCGCCTTTATCACTATGTCGCGGATTGTTAGCGACCTGTAAGCCTGAAATGTATTccataaataatagaataaagcTTTTGAATGAATTTGTGAATATCATGTCTAATGGCAACATTAATTCGTACCTTCAACCCAACGGTATAAGCGAGCCCCAAAACAGCAATGCAggccaaaataaatataaacttgtaAGAATCTCGGTCGAATTTGAAGTCAGCTGGTACAGGGTATAAAATACTGCGAACTAGCTGACCCTTACTTGTATTGTATCCGGTTCGAAGGACCAGGGCTCTGAAATACTCGGGTTACTATACAACCTGTACATTGGAAAATATATCGAAATCTTACAGTCGTAATCGTTTACTCACTGGTTTAAATTGCTCGTAAAACTCGTATACAATATTGTCTATGATTTATCGAGTAGTTCATATATTACAAGCGactattacattatttacataggtACTACAGTAATAGGTGGCGTTATTTAAGCAACATTTTAATAGACTTttttgtcaaatgtcaaatagTTATCTGTCAACTTGACGTTGCATCAACGAAATGTCAAGTTATCTAAACAATATAAGAGATTTGcgtttaaagaaattttattttaatatttgtatacacTAATATAAGTCTATCTTTTTCCTATTAGGATATA
This Pieris napi chromosome 16, ilPieNapi1.2, whole genome shotgun sequence DNA region includes the following protein-coding sequences:
- the LOC125057142 gene encoding polyamine-transporting ATPase 13A3 isoform X2, with product MQIKMTLSMEQYLNYDDSQMLVYGYRTTRWRTFVTYLFSILTCGIPFLVFHWVPRLKLYATSVCSNFQEADQVLVIETYQKKCKSHYIHRILIKNINDPSGTLNAGFEEEYGSEKSPIEIEDSLHTPIHLDDGSTMNVQQYNYFNHKKQCLIWEPIRAQWIRLAGLERGTTCSQIHAMASRPPCSERRLRMLNTYGLNEIKVPVQSILTLILLEVFNPFYVFQLFTIAVWLAEPYYYYCLAIVLMSTFGVATSVIQTKKNQQSLRATVEAHDTVELWGGRRVDSKALVPGDVVILSAHGCMLHCDLALLTGSAIVNESMLTGESVPVTKTALQHLDKEFDVKEHSSSLLFCGTKVEQTRYYNNEPVKALVLRTGYNTSKGQLVRSILYPVPADFKFDRDSYKFIFILACIAVLGLAYTVGLKAYRSLTIRDIVIKALDIITIVVPPALPAAMTVGRLYAVSRLKRARISCLNTRAVNVSGSLDCICFDKTGTLTEEGLDMWGVVAVSSATSPPLLGRAQREPKKLNDIHELKIGMASCHSLTLLHGELAGDPLDLKMFESTGWLLEEPDVPELSNYEVLTPTIVKPKGSANINVDDLHMPLEVGIVQQYQFVSSLQRSSVVVRLLGEDVLRVYCKGAPEMLRTLCRPETVPGNLNEVLSSYAEKGYRVIAMSTRLLEVTHKQLQKMDRHEVECELEFLGLVIMENRLKPATTGIIRELKDANIHVVMITGDNIHTAVSVAKECGILESAERVVHLTVLQSGGQPALYCQSSLQGVPIGALIPFEGSYKMDDSGVGSWGESSRSGRRKRRDVEEPQGVSYKLVMTGDAWRTLRALHPESVGPVVERGAVFARMSPEQKQQLITDYQALGYYVGMCGDGANDCGALRAAHTGISLSELESSVAAPFTSQHPDIVCVSRVLREGRAALTTSFGVFKFMIAYSLTEFLSVAFLYYFDANLTDFQFLYIDVALIVNFAFFFGMTEAYTGKLSKLPPLTSLLGIVPLVSLIGQMLLIMVAQYLSYLTLTYFPWYVRHTYEGEEANKCWENYAVFTISMFQYIILAIVFSHGAPYRRSVVTNKLLMISILLMTGIGIYITVAPAQWLSNFLELQMPKDLLMAYVVLALAAINLVLALFFERIIVQYLMERRRIIPKCIKERQVRKTPHLMIKRHLSEMDYLEGHTSINYDVEGINSGEGR